From Paenibacillus polymyxa, the proteins below share one genomic window:
- a CDS encoding YfiT family bacillithiol transferase, which translates to MDKDLRYPIGPFVVPDTITEEQLITWIDDIAELPGQLRQAVEGLNEQQLNTPYREGGWTIRQVVHHLADSHMNSYIRFKLALTEDTPTIKPYDEGRWAEIPDARELPLEPSLQLLEGLHARWVTMLRSLGEDQLHRTFIHPESGQTIRLERNIGIYAWHGKHHIAHITSLKERNAW; encoded by the coding sequence TTGGACAAAGACTTGCGCTACCCAATTGGACCGTTTGTGGTTCCAGATACCATTACAGAAGAACAGCTGATCACATGGATCGACGACATTGCTGAATTGCCTGGACAACTGCGTCAGGCGGTCGAAGGACTGAATGAGCAACAACTAAATACGCCTTATCGCGAAGGAGGATGGACAATTCGACAGGTTGTTCATCATTTGGCAGACAGCCATATGAACAGTTATATCCGTTTTAAGCTGGCGCTGACCGAGGATACACCGACAATCAAACCCTATGATGAGGGGCGTTGGGCTGAAATACCAGATGCCAGAGAGCTTCCACTGGAACCTTCGTTGCAATTGCTGGAAGGACTGCATGCACGATGGGTGACCATGTTACGCTCGTTAGGGGAAGATCAGCTACACCGAACATTTATTCATCCTGAATCGGGCCAGACGATCCGCCTGGAACGAAACATTGGCATCTATGCCTGGCATGGCAAACATCACATAGCTCATATTACTTCCCTGAAAGAACGAAATGCATGGTAA
- a CDS encoding barstar family protein, translating into MRQRFAVMDDESGLTVGYCQDVVGLTGDIMVETYEKVIFEQFVFNEEFIRNIAKTKQSVSNLCIVILNDEEKGIGSYYYHLPESFIIHKLNYNKGNFNLELTGILETKPSPVELRLWEFLKCSQSLENNIWQGFSNEERSEWLNVTRIHSASNHFARPDKRGEVYTLDGEYMFDFTTFFIALGEAINGPGGYYGFSLDSISDCLCGGFGAVGPFTIHWKNAHYFLERFEEEWDQEERSYGFSPQQYFRDLLTILVSGGVTVNFSSN; encoded by the coding sequence ATGAGGCAGAGATTTGCTGTCATGGATGATGAAAGTGGGCTCACAGTTGGTTATTGTCAAGATGTGGTTGGGCTAACGGGTGATATTATGGTCGAAACGTATGAAAAGGTCATTTTTGAACAATTTGTCTTTAATGAGGAATTCATAAGAAACATAGCAAAGACAAAACAATCTGTATCCAACTTGTGCATTGTCATTTTAAATGACGAAGAAAAAGGGATTGGAAGCTATTATTATCACCTACCTGAATCCTTTATAATCCATAAACTAAATTACAATAAAGGAAACTTCAATCTGGAACTAACCGGTATACTTGAAACGAAGCCCTCTCCTGTTGAATTAAGATTATGGGAGTTCTTAAAGTGCTCTCAGTCGCTTGAAAATAATATATGGCAAGGCTTTTCTAACGAAGAACGGTCTGAATGGCTAAATGTGACTAGAATACATTCTGCATCTAATCATTTTGCCAGACCGGATAAACGAGGAGAAGTCTACACCTTAGACGGGGAATACATGTTTGATTTTACAACATTTTTTATAGCACTTGGTGAAGCAATTAATGGGCCTGGAGGGTACTATGGATTTAGCTTGGACAGTATATCGGACTGTCTCTGTGGAGGTTTTGGGGCAGTAGGACCGTTCACGATCCATTGGAAAAACGCACATTATTTCTTGGAAAGATTCGAGGAAGAATGGGATCAAGAAGAAAGAAGTTATGGATTTTCACCACAGCAATATTTTAGGGATCTTTTAACGATCTTAGTATCAGGCGGTGTCACCGTGAATTTTTCTTCGAATTAA
- the odhB gene encoding 2-oxoglutarate dehydrogenase complex dihydrolipoyllysine-residue succinyltransferase: MSDIIVPAMGESITEGTISKWLVKEGDSVGQGDVLLELETDKVNLEISAEEAGVVQKILRQEGDTVVIGEAVGLIGSGSGAEATGAGEAAATQAPEAPSVATSPTSVESSGKAVEKSAPPVPSNSDGNGQTASPSARKLARERGINLEQVQGKDPLGRVFQEDVKTHNGAEVSRTASVPAPPVASKPVSPSPAQTEYSKPVERQRMSRRRATIAKRLVEAQQTAAMLTTFNEVDMTAILDVRKRRKDKFKEKHDVGLGFMSFFTKAVVGALKRFPTVNAEINGDDIVLKKYYDIGIAVSAKEGLVVPVVRDADRLGFAEIEKSIADLASKARSNSLSLADLQGGTFTITNGGIFGSLLSTPILNTPQVGILGMHKIQLRPIAIDEERMENRPMMYIALSYDHRIIDGSEAVRFLVTVKELLEDPESLLLEG, encoded by the coding sequence GTGAGCGACATTATAGTGCCAGCAATGGGAGAATCCATCACGGAAGGGACAATCTCCAAATGGCTTGTGAAGGAAGGAGATTCCGTAGGACAGGGAGATGTTCTACTGGAGCTGGAAACGGATAAGGTTAATCTGGAAATTAGTGCGGAAGAAGCAGGTGTGGTTCAGAAAATCCTTCGTCAGGAGGGGGATACTGTGGTTATCGGTGAAGCTGTTGGCTTGATCGGAAGCGGCAGTGGCGCGGAAGCAACCGGTGCCGGAGAAGCCGCAGCGACCCAAGCGCCTGAAGCGCCGTCCGTAGCAACTTCACCAACTTCCGTAGAAAGCAGCGGTAAGGCAGTAGAAAAGTCTGCGCCGCCAGTTCCCTCCAATAGTGACGGAAATGGTCAGACGGCATCACCATCCGCCCGGAAGCTGGCGCGTGAGCGCGGGATTAATCTGGAGCAGGTACAGGGAAAGGACCCGCTTGGACGTGTGTTCCAGGAGGACGTAAAAACGCATAATGGTGCTGAAGTATCACGTACAGCATCTGTACCTGCGCCTCCCGTTGCCAGCAAGCCTGTGTCACCGTCTCCAGCTCAAACAGAGTACAGCAAGCCTGTGGAGCGGCAGCGGATGTCCCGTCGGAGAGCGACGATTGCCAAGCGTCTTGTTGAAGCACAGCAAACAGCCGCCATGCTTACTACTTTTAATGAAGTGGATATGACCGCCATTCTTGATGTGCGTAAACGCCGTAAAGATAAGTTTAAGGAGAAACACGATGTAGGGTTGGGTTTTATGTCCTTCTTTACGAAAGCAGTGGTTGGCGCGCTCAAGCGCTTCCCTACTGTGAATGCAGAAATCAACGGCGATGATATCGTACTGAAAAAATACTATGATATTGGGATTGCTGTATCTGCTAAGGAAGGTTTGGTCGTTCCCGTTGTCCGGGATGCGGATCGGCTTGGTTTTGCTGAAATTGAGAAGAGCATTGCCGATTTGGCTAGCAAAGCTCGTTCCAATTCACTTTCTCTGGCAGACTTGCAAGGAGGAACCTTTACCATAACCAATGGAGGTATTTTCGGTTCCCTGCTGTCTACGCCAATTCTGAATACACCGCAAGTGGGTATTTTGGGAATGCATAAAATCCAACTTCGCCCGATTGCCATCGACGAGGAACGCATGGAAAATCGTCCAATGATGTATATCGCCTTGTCCTATGACCACCGTATTATTGATGGCAGCGAGGCGGTCCGGTTCCTGGTAACGGTCAAAGAATTGCTGGAAGATCCCGAATCATTGTTGCTGGAAGGATAA
- a CDS encoding GIY-YIG nuclease family protein, with protein sequence MDRRKELVQQYMEMKTEAGIYCIRNTRNGKIFVASTPNLKSLNGRRFELQMGGFKNKPLQQEWNEYGEDSFEFEVLDVLKKKDSEFFDVKDALEKLEQTWLDRLQPYGDKGYL encoded by the coding sequence ATGGATCGAAGAAAAGAACTAGTTCAGCAATACATGGAGATGAAGACAGAGGCAGGAATCTATTGTATTCGCAATACACGCAATGGGAAAATTTTTGTCGCTTCCACGCCGAATTTAAAGTCGCTGAATGGACGGCGTTTTGAGCTGCAAATGGGTGGATTTAAGAACAAACCACTACAACAGGAATGGAATGAATATGGCGAAGATTCGTTTGAATTTGAAGTGCTGGACGTTTTGAAGAAAAAAGATTCGGAATTCTTTGATGTCAAAGATGCACTGGAAAAGCTGGAGCAGACCTGGCTTGATCGACTCCAGCCTTACGGAGACAAAGGATATTTATAA
- a CDS encoding alpha/beta fold hydrolase, with product MREYTFTIAEDDGTELFAYRWLPEQNVPVKGIVQVSHGMCETSYRYIRLAEKLTASGYGVYANDHIGHGRTAGDPDKLGMPGANAFNRMAKGMLELGEIAAKEFPDQSRFLLGHSMGSFLTQKIMYDDQQSYHGFILSGTNGRRSLLKLGEQVALLQAKLQGMDHRSMLLNAMVFGGFNRAFRPVRTAFDWLSRDPEEVDQFVHDPLCGAICTTGFFLDFFRLLQEIHWPSSLQNINPKLPVYIFAGDRDPVGLFGKGVLSLVDMYRSLKLQDVEYRLYPDGRHEMLHETNRNEVMSDIVDWLDRHINTGATSVSVLSGASEAPSLSASPKSSS from the coding sequence ATGCGGGAATACACCTTCACCATCGCTGAAGATGACGGAACAGAGCTTTTTGCTTACCGATGGCTACCCGAGCAGAATGTTCCCGTCAAGGGGATCGTTCAAGTTTCGCATGGCATGTGTGAGACGTCCTACCGCTACATTCGGCTGGCCGAAAAACTTACCGCTTCTGGCTACGGTGTGTATGCCAACGATCATATCGGCCACGGACGCACAGCGGGTGATCCTGATAAGCTCGGTATGCCGGGAGCCAATGCATTCAATCGAATGGCAAAAGGCATGCTGGAGCTAGGCGAAATTGCGGCCAAGGAATTCCCTGATCAATCTCGTTTTTTACTGGGTCACAGCATGGGGTCCTTTTTAACCCAGAAAATTATGTATGATGATCAGCAGTCGTATCACGGGTTTATTTTATCAGGGACCAACGGACGACGTAGTCTGCTGAAACTCGGGGAGCAGGTTGCCCTGCTGCAAGCCAAACTGCAAGGAATGGATCATCGCAGCATGCTGCTCAACGCTATGGTCTTTGGCGGCTTTAACCGTGCCTTTCGTCCGGTGCGCACAGCGTTCGACTGGCTGTCCCGTGATCCTGAGGAAGTAGATCAGTTCGTGCACGACCCATTATGCGGAGCTATTTGCACGACAGGCTTTTTCCTCGATTTTTTCAGGCTTTTACAAGAAATCCACTGGCCTTCCTCGCTGCAAAACATTAATCCAAAACTGCCCGTTTATATTTTTGCCGGGGATCGTGATCCGGTGGGCTTGTTTGGAAAAGGTGTGTTGTCGCTAGTGGATATGTATCGAAGCCTGAAGCTTCAAGACGTGGAGTATCGCCTTTATCCTGACGGTCGCCATGAGATGTTGCATGAAACCAATCGTAACGAGGTAATGAGTGACATCGTGGACTGGCTCGACCGTCATATTAACACAGGAGCAACCTCTGTTTCCGTTTTGTCTGGAGCCTCCGAAGCGCCCTCTTTATCAGCTTCGCCCAAGTCATCATCCTAG
- a CDS encoding DUF2087 domain-containing protein yields MDHSELFWNAGIEELKRGYIRQGEQVICLLDGQRYEQGIIYQDQGVFYDAERYMRLHIERTYGSVFDYLIGLDKKLTGLTDHQNRLLQLFYQGMGDADIQKETGIGSASTIRNHRFGLKEKERQAKVFLTLMELLKEKDRHAPAMVEVPVQARMVDERYNITEDERQKVLTKYFPNGTDGRLKTFKMQEKHKLIVLREIAGRFVKGQIYHEEDINAILQEVYDDYVTVRRYMIEYGLLDRKPDGSEYWLKES; encoded by the coding sequence ATGGACCATTCCGAACTATTCTGGAATGCTGGTATCGAAGAACTGAAGCGTGGATATATTCGCCAAGGGGAGCAGGTAATTTGCCTCTTGGACGGACAACGATATGAACAAGGCATCATATATCAGGATCAAGGGGTATTTTATGACGCGGAACGGTATATGCGTCTTCATATTGAGCGGACGTACGGTTCGGTCTTTGACTATTTGATCGGTCTGGACAAAAAGCTGACTGGACTGACGGATCACCAGAATCGGTTACTTCAGTTATTTTATCAAGGGATGGGCGATGCGGATATTCAAAAGGAAACCGGAATCGGCAGTGCATCCACCATACGCAATCATCGCTTTGGTCTCAAGGAAAAAGAACGGCAGGCCAAGGTATTTCTCACATTAATGGAACTGTTAAAGGAGAAAGATCGCCACGCTCCCGCCATGGTAGAAGTACCCGTACAAGCACGGATGGTAGACGAACGTTACAACATTACAGAAGACGAAAGGCAAAAGGTACTCACGAAGTATTTTCCGAATGGGACAGACGGGCGCCTAAAGACCTTTAAAATGCAAGAAAAGCACAAGCTGATTGTGCTGCGTGAAATTGCGGGCCGTTTTGTGAAGGGACAAATATATCATGAGGAAGATATCAATGCGATTTTACAGGAAGTGTATGACGATTATGTCACGGTGCGAAGATATATGATCGAATATGGTCTACTAGATCGCAAACCGGATGGCAGTGAATATTGGTTGAAGGAATCGTGA
- a CDS encoding MFS transporter, which translates to MTGLKQILRNKNYVRFFLATFASQMGGIIGVTAFMFYLLKRFTNQPYYATLAELMYSLPMLVVFLVVGVLADRMDRQKIAVNCDWISAFLSLCLLIFIWVDSIPLVFALLFIRSAASKFFFPAESAIIQGILNEEDYTIAAGLNQMMGSLFMLFGGTLGAVVYWHLGITGAILIDAVSFIVSALLIRSCKIPKEVRLPNGAHQFKQLKFKLVMIDFKQGFLYILRNRLLLWLVSGFFMFGILNGGFSVLPMFILKYKLAPGNYEQYMVWTGIIFGAGVLLGTLIASLISAKLKLHQMIAAGVLVAGIGMCILGFVNHLYAFLIINFVIALILPFINIGIGGWLPRIVDPQMMGRVQGLINPLMMLSQSLTLGFIAVSFPSFISIELLFLLVGVCTVMVGIYYTIVLPRYADYSTSSKALQESL; encoded by the coding sequence GTGACTGGACTAAAACAAATACTCAGAAACAAGAATTATGTCAGGTTTTTTCTGGCAACCTTCGCCTCACAAATGGGGGGAATTATCGGGGTTACTGCATTCATGTTTTATTTGTTGAAACGGTTTACAAATCAGCCTTACTATGCAACACTTGCCGAGTTAATGTATTCGCTCCCGATGCTGGTAGTATTTCTCGTGGTTGGAGTGCTGGCAGATCGGATGGACAGACAAAAAATTGCTGTTAATTGTGACTGGATTAGCGCTTTTTTATCTTTATGCTTACTTATTTTTATTTGGGTCGATTCGATTCCTTTGGTATTTGCCCTTCTCTTCATCCGTAGTGCTGCCTCCAAATTTTTCTTCCCAGCCGAAAGTGCCATTATACAGGGGATATTAAACGAAGAAGATTACACCATTGCCGCAGGCCTCAATCAAATGATGGGGAGTCTTTTCATGTTATTTGGAGGAACTTTGGGGGCCGTCGTCTACTGGCACCTTGGAATTACTGGAGCCATCCTCATTGATGCTGTTTCTTTTATTGTGTCTGCACTGCTTATTCGTTCCTGCAAAATTCCCAAGGAAGTACGCCTTCCGAACGGGGCACATCAATTTAAACAATTAAAATTCAAACTTGTCATGATCGATTTTAAACAAGGGTTTCTTTACATATTACGCAACAGACTATTGCTTTGGTTGGTTTCAGGCTTTTTTATGTTCGGTATTTTAAATGGTGGCTTTAGCGTTTTACCGATGTTTATTCTTAAATATAAGCTAGCTCCAGGTAACTATGAGCAGTATATGGTTTGGACAGGTATTATTTTTGGAGCTGGTGTGTTGCTTGGTACCCTAATCGCTTCGCTCATCTCCGCCAAGCTAAAGTTACACCAAATGATTGCAGCCGGAGTTCTGGTTGCCGGAATAGGTATGTGCATACTTGGATTTGTTAACCACCTCTATGCTTTTCTGATTATCAATTTTGTCATTGCACTGATCCTTCCGTTCATTAACATCGGCATAGGAGGATGGCTGCCTCGTATTGTAGATCCTCAAATGATGGGACGTGTGCAAGGTTTGATTAATCCGTTAATGATGCTGTCCCAGTCACTTACATTAGGTTTCATTGCTGTAAGCTTTCCTTCGTTTATTTCAATTGAGCTCTTGTTTTTATTAGTTGGGGTCTGTACCGTTATGGTAGGCATATACTACACTATTGTGCTTCCCCGTTATGCTGATTACAGCACTTCTTCTAAGGCCCTTCAGGAATCTCTATAG
- a CDS encoding helix-turn-helix domain-containing protein, which yields MIKIHLSRIMGEKRINIAELSRMTGLHRNGITKLYNEETDGVKFDTLDKICKALDCHVQDVIEYVEDDTN from the coding sequence ATGATAAAGATTCATCTTTCCCGTATTATGGGTGAAAAACGGATAAATATTGCCGAGCTTTCCCGCATGACTGGATTACATAGAAACGGAATCACCAAACTTTACAACGAAGAAACAGACGGTGTGAAATTTGATACGCTGGATAAAATCTGTAAAGCTCTAGATTGCCATGTTCAAGATGTTATCGAGTATGTAGAGGATGATACAAATTAG
- a CDS encoding GNAT family N-acetyltransferase — translation MTMETFPILETDRLRLRQLTLGDARDVFAYFSRDEVTKYYDLESFTEVEQAEKFIRSMLTRYEKQAGFRWGITLKEAPEQVVGTIGFHNWQKEHSRIEIGYELAPEYWQQGLMTEALRAVVDYGFQLPQVHRIEAFIDPDNEGSRRLLLKSGFTKEGHLRDYFYEKGQFVDAVVFGYLRKEFPVKQ, via the coding sequence ATGACAATGGAAACGTTTCCGATTCTGGAAACCGATCGGCTTCGTTTAAGACAGCTTACATTAGGAGACGCGAGGGATGTATTTGCCTATTTTTCCAGAGATGAGGTCACAAAATATTATGATTTGGAAAGTTTTACGGAGGTAGAGCAAGCTGAGAAATTTATTCGTTCCATGCTAACCAGATACGAGAAGCAAGCGGGTTTTCGTTGGGGAATTACGTTAAAAGAAGCTCCTGAGCAGGTGGTGGGTACAATTGGATTTCATAACTGGCAGAAGGAGCACTCTCGTATTGAAATTGGCTATGAGCTGGCGCCGGAATATTGGCAACAAGGGCTGATGACAGAAGCGTTGAGAGCGGTAGTGGATTATGGCTTTCAATTGCCGCAGGTTCACCGTATAGAAGCCTTCATTGATCCAGATAACGAAGGCTCCAGACGGCTGCTGCTCAAAAGTGGCTTTACTAAAGAGGGTCACCTGAGAGATTACTTCTATGAAAAAGGTCAGTTTGTTGACGCTGTTGTTTTTGGTTATCTTCGAAAGGAGTTTCCCGTAAAGCAGTAA